The following coding sequences lie in one Coxiella endosymbiont of Amblyomma americanum genomic window:
- a CDS encoding 5-formyltetrahydrofolate cyclo-ligase has product MLRSLYYCCLIYMYFFFPYKKKLRVLLSQYRNSLSLRERCCVAQKIYKKIIALRCFMKSRNLSFYRASNGEVNIDNVVATAKAMGKNCYLPVLYANERRLKFYSYLKNSLIKNRFNIEEPDISQEKCISLSNLDLIFLPLLAFDMKGNRLGRGGGYYDQTLESLKNRNLKKPVLVGIAYEFQKIDTIPIEKWDIPLDLVITEQKIYQF; this is encoded by the coding sequence ATGCTACGGTCTTTATATTATTGCTGTTTGATATATATGTATTTCTTCTTTCCGTACAAGAAAAAATTACGAGTTCTTCTTAGTCAATACCGTAATTCTCTCTCTCTTCGAGAGAGATGCTGTGTGGCTCAAAAAATTTATAAAAAAATAATCGCTCTTCGCTGCTTTATGAAAAGCCGAAATCTTTCATTCTACAGAGCAAGTAACGGTGAAGTGAACATCGATAACGTAGTTGCAACAGCGAAAGCAATGGGAAAGAATTGCTATTTACCTGTTCTATATGCTAATGAACGACGCTTAAAGTTTTATTCTTATTTAAAAAATTCTTTAATTAAAAATCGTTTTAACATTGAGGAGCCCGATATATCTCAAGAAAAATGCATTTCTCTAAGCAATCTTGATCTAATTTTTCTGCCTTTACTTGCTTTTGATATGAAAGGCAATAGATTAGGTCGTGGTGGTGGATATTATGATCAGACTTTAGAATCCTTAAAAAATAGAAACTTAAAAAAACCAGTATTAGTAGGTATAGCTTATGAATTTCAAAAAATTGATACGATCCCGATCGAAAAATGGGATATTCCGTTAGATTTAGTCATAACAGAACAAAAAATCTATCAGTTTTAA
- the prfA gene encoding peptide chain release factor 1, with amino-acid sequence MKVSLIKKLKNLSYYYNKVSRLLSDPDIISNQDRYRALGKEYAQLEPIVKCFRAYEKNGEAIKSIQEIVVTKDLELKNLAEEELKQLIIKKDALKNQLRMLLIPKDPNDEKNIFLEVRVGTGGSEAAIFAGELFRMYARYAEKKGWHMTIISAHEGECGGFKEIIARVVGERVYSQLKFESGVHRVQRVPITESQGRIHTSACTVAVMPEVEMIDAIKINPTELRIDTFRASGAGGQHVNRTDSAIRITHIPTGVVVECQDERSQHKNRARAMSLLQSKLLIAERSKQAQEQSMKRKSLIGSGDRSARIRTYNFPKGRVTDHQINLTLYQLNEIMEGNLDSIIDPLIRELQAQQLTKLNTE; translated from the coding sequence ATGAAAGTTTCTCTTATTAAAAAATTAAAAAATCTAAGTTATTACTATAATAAAGTCAGTAGGTTGTTAAGTGATCCTGATATAATAAGTAATCAGGATCGATATCGAGCCTTGGGAAAAGAATATGCGCAACTAGAACCGATTGTAAAATGTTTTCGAGCTTATGAAAAAAACGGTGAGGCTATTAAATCAATTCAAGAAATAGTTGTAACAAAAGATTTAGAATTAAAAAATTTAGCCGAAGAAGAATTAAAACAACTAATTATTAAAAAAGACGCATTAAAAAATCAATTGAGAATGCTTTTAATTCCAAAAGATCCCAACGATGAAAAAAATATTTTTCTTGAAGTTCGTGTAGGTACTGGCGGTAGTGAAGCAGCAATTTTTGCAGGTGAATTATTTCGAATGTATGCACGCTACGCAGAAAAAAAAGGATGGCATATGACTATAATATCTGCTCATGAAGGAGAATGTGGTGGATTTAAAGAGATAATTGCTCGTGTTGTTGGTGAAAGGGTGTACTCTCAATTGAAATTCGAATCTGGGGTTCATCGAGTTCAACGGGTGCCCATAACAGAATCACAGGGAAGAATACATACTTCTGCATGTACAGTGGCAGTAATGCCTGAAGTAGAAATGATCGATGCAATTAAAATTAATCCTACCGAATTGCGTATTGATACTTTTCGAGCTTCTGGTGCTGGTGGGCAGCATGTCAACCGAACGGATTCAGCGATTCGCATTACGCATATTCCTACTGGAGTAGTGGTTGAATGTCAAGATGAACGGTCACAACATAAAAATAGAGCTCGAGCAATGTCTTTATTACAATCAAAATTACTAATTGCGGAACGATCGAAGCAAGCACAAGAGCAATCCATGAAAAGAAAGTCACTTATTGGTAGCGGTGACCGTTCTGCAAGAATTCGTACCTATAATTTTCCGAAAGGCCGAGTTACTGATCATCAAATTAATTTAACATTATATCAGCTTAATGAAATTATGGAAGGAAATCTAGATAGTATCATTGATCCTTTAATCCGCGAATTACAGGCGCAGCAACTAACTAAATTAAATACGGAATAA
- the prmC gene encoding peptide chain release factor N(5)-glutamine methyltransferase: MFQITIKKLLDNIIQKLSQCSETARLDAEILVGAVLEKSRADLLAHPEVVLTTKQQRQIMRHVERRLFGEPIAYILGKKEFWSLSLVVTSDVFIPRPETEILVEHVLKLLPKDKKIQLADLGTGSGAIALALATECPNWHIDAVDISPKALKIAKTNVEHYKIKNVNFYLGKWCKILPRHNYHAIVGNPPYISNKYNYFQKLKYEPKEALFSGPDGLSDIKIIIEKAKNYLSVGGWLLLEHGFDQTKKLVAFMQNIGYQNIRDYPDLSGLPRMIVGKIV; encoded by the coding sequence GTGTTTCAGATTACCATTAAAAAATTGCTAGATAATATAATACAAAAGTTGAGTCAGTGCTCAGAAACCGCTAGATTGGATGCTGAAATACTTGTAGGGGCAGTGTTAGAAAAATCACGTGCTGATTTATTAGCTCATCCAGAAGTTGTCTTGACTACTAAACAACAGAGACAAATAATGCGACATGTGGAACGTCGTTTATTTGGTGAGCCTATCGCTTATATTCTAGGTAAAAAAGAATTTTGGTCCTTAAGTTTAGTTGTGACGTCTGATGTATTTATACCTCGTCCAGAGACAGAAATACTCGTGGAACATGTGTTAAAGTTGCTTCCAAAAGATAAAAAGATTCAACTCGCTGATTTAGGAACGGGGTCAGGTGCGATTGCTTTAGCTCTTGCTACAGAATGTCCAAATTGGCATATTGATGCTGTTGATATTTCGCCGAAAGCACTAAAAATAGCGAAAACTAATGTTGAACATTATAAAATAAAAAATGTTAATTTTTACTTAGGGAAGTGGTGTAAAATTTTACCTCGACATAATTATCATGCTATTGTGGGAAATCCTCCTTATATTTCAAATAAGTATAATTATTTCCAAAAGTTGAAATATGAACCAAAGGAGGCTTTGTTTAGTGGCCCAGATGGGCTGTCAGATATTAAAATAATTATTGAAAAAGCAAAGAACTATCTTAGTGTTGGTGGATGGTTGCTATTAGAACATGGATTTGATCAAACTAAAAAACTTGTTGCTTTTATGCAAAATATTGGATATCAAAATATTAGGGATTATCCCGATTTATCAGGATTACCAAGGATGATTGTTGGCAAAATAGTCTAA
- the rdgB gene encoding RdgB/HAM1 family non-canonical purine NTP pyrophosphatase gives MLEIVLASQNKGKLVEIQSFFKSFKVRFIPQEKFSIPSVEETGMTFVENAIIKARHAMKYLNLPVLADDSGLTVLALNSAPGVFSSRYAGDYATDIDRMQKILRELEKAKNPDRTANFHCVLALMTSAKDPAPFICHGIWEGEIANEPKGENGFGYDPIFYVPTYRCTAAELNFKEKNVINHRGQALRNLLVILKSKLYPI, from the coding sequence ATGCTAGAAATTGTCTTGGCAAGCCAAAATAAGGGAAAATTAGTAGAAATACAAAGTTTTTTTAAAAGTTTTAAAGTACGATTTATTCCACAAGAAAAATTTAGTATCCCTTCAGTTGAAGAAACAGGAATGACTTTTGTAGAAAATGCTATTATTAAAGCGCGGCACGCAATGAAGTATTTGAATCTTCCCGTGTTGGCCGATGATTCTGGTTTAACCGTTCTTGCTTTAAATTCAGCTCCAGGGGTTTTTTCTTCTCGGTATGCTGGTGATTATGCAACCGATATTGACCGAATGCAAAAAATTTTACGAGAATTAGAGAAAGCAAAAAATCCTGATCGTACTGCCAATTTCCACTGTGTTTTAGCCTTAATGACGAGTGCAAAGGATCCAGCTCCTTTTATTTGTCATGGGATATGGGAAGGGGAGATTGCCAATGAACCAAAAGGAGAAAACGGATTTGGTTATGATCCTATTTTTTATGTTCCAACTTATCGCTGTACCGCTGCTGAATTAAACTTTAAAGAAAAAAATGTAATTAATCATCGTGGTCAGGCTCTTCGAAACTTATTAGTTATTTTAAAAAGCAAGCTTTATCCTATATAA
- the waaA gene encoding lipid IV(A) 3-deoxy-D-manno-octulosonic acid transferase: protein MGCATIIRYLYILLSYILSPFIFFRTLCQLYKKENYRHRFLERFGYINTIDIKKKSLWIHAVSLGEAITAVPLISALLKSYPQHTLIITTTTVTGSEQIRKNFGDQIYHVYCPYDFPGSANRFLQRIHPQLAIIMETELWPNILYYLYRQNIPILLANARLSKRSMHNYLRVRPITQKMLSQITCVAAQSDIDGKRFLQLGLPNNRLFIAGNMKFDLQISKYLIEKGKNLRKNWGLLHPTLIAASTHEGEEIIILKVFQELRRQFQHAHLILVPRHPNRFNKVAYLCKSIGFSVAKRSLHKMPSLKNDILLGDVVGELRWLYAASDVAFIGGSLVPAGGHNLIEPAAMHLPIISGPNLQNFLLVSKLLKTAHALIIISDSTSLLKNVVQLFNNPKKRKQLGELAYQVSITNKGALNRHLQWIHKQITGNMYKQRKLI, encoded by the coding sequence ATGGGTTGTGCCACGATTATACGTTACTTATATATTTTGTTGAGTTATATACTTTCTCCCTTTATCTTTTTCCGAACGTTATGCCAATTGTATAAAAAAGAAAACTACCGACATCGCTTTTTAGAACGTTTTGGATATATCAATACTATTGATATCAAAAAAAAATCCCTCTGGATACATGCTGTTTCTTTAGGAGAAGCTATTACTGCCGTTCCACTCATCAGTGCTTTATTAAAAAGCTATCCTCAGCACACTTTAATCATTACTACAACTACAGTTACTGGTTCCGAACAAATTCGTAAAAATTTTGGAGATCAAATTTATCACGTGTATTGTCCTTATGATTTTCCAGGATCGGCTAATCGGTTCTTGCAACGGATACATCCACAGTTAGCAATCATTATGGAGACCGAGCTTTGGCCTAACATATTATATTATTTGTATCGACAGAATATCCCTATTCTCCTGGCAAACGCTCGCTTGTCAAAGCGTTCTATGCACAATTATCTACGTGTTAGGCCAATTACTCAAAAAATGTTATCACAAATCACGTGCGTTGCGGCTCAAAGTGATATAGACGGAAAACGTTTTCTTCAACTTGGTTTACCAAATAATCGTCTATTTATTGCAGGCAATATGAAATTTGATTTACAAATATCTAAGTATTTGATTGAAAAAGGAAAAAACTTGCGAAAAAATTGGGGATTATTACACCCTACTCTAATTGCTGCTAGTACTCATGAAGGCGAAGAAATTATTATACTTAAAGTATTTCAAGAGTTGCGTCGTCAGTTTCAACATGCCCATTTAATTTTAGTGCCTCGCCACCCTAATCGGTTTAATAAAGTGGCTTATCTTTGTAAATCTATTGGTTTTTCAGTTGCAAAACGAAGTTTACATAAAATGCCTTCTTTAAAAAATGATATTTTACTAGGTGATGTAGTAGGAGAGCTTCGTTGGCTCTATGCAGCAAGCGATGTGGCTTTTATAGGAGGCAGCTTAGTTCCTGCAGGTGGACATAATTTAATAGAACCTGCTGCAATGCATCTTCCAATTATTAGCGGACCAAATTTACAAAATTTTTTACTGGTTAGCAAGTTATTGAAAACTGCTCATGCATTAATCATCATTTCTGACAGTACAAGTCTTTTGAAGAATGTAGTGCAATTATTTAATAATCCAAAAAAAAGAAAACAACTCGGAGAGTTGGCGTACCAAGTGAGTATAACTAATAAAGGTGCTCTTAATAGACATTTGCAATGGATTCATAAACAAATTACTGGAAACATGTACAAACAAAGGAAGTTAATTTAG